From a single Phocoena sinus isolate mPhoSin1 chromosome 1, mPhoSin1.pri, whole genome shotgun sequence genomic region:
- the ACKR1 gene encoding atypical chemokine receptor 1 isoform X2 yields the protein MGNCLHPVADDNSTKLAIEDKIWSEFLEAYDADYNFTDVEAAAPCHSCILLDDSSLPFFILASVLGILISGAVLYAFLRPLFPRQVYQNWPILVQLAVGSALFSIMVPILARGLSGALITSLCHLAHLVSYGSAFAQALLIGCHACLGPKLRIGHVPGLRLGISVGLWGVAALLSLPITLGSDTSHGLCTVTFSGEWEILRYIHAAACFAIFILLPLGLLGAKGLKKALGRGPCPWVNILYVWFIFWWPQGMVLGLDSLVRSRAMAVSTCLAQQTLDMLLDLAEALAILHCVATPLLLAQFCYQAIQTSLPSLPLSATQSSHLDILGCKS from the exons ATGGGGAACTGTCTGCACCCG GTGGCTGATGACAACTCTACTAAACTGGCCATTGAAGACAAGATTTGGAGTGAATTTCTTGAGGCGTACGATGCAGACTATAACTTCACCGATGTGGAAGCAGCTGCACCCTGCCACTCCTGTATCCTGCTAGACGACTCCTCACTGCCCTTCTTCATCCTCGCCAGTGTCCTTGGCATCCTGATTAGTGGAGCTGTCCTCTACGCATTTCTCAGACCTCTGTTCCCCCGTCAGGTCTACCAGAACTGGCCTATCCTGGTGCAGTTGGCTGTGGGAAGTGCTCTCTTCAGCATTATGGTGCCCATCCTGGCACGGGGGCTAAGTGGGGCCCTCATCACCTCCCTCTGCCACCTAGCTCACTTGGTCTCGTATGGCTCAGCCTTTGCCCAAGCTCTGCTGATAGGGTGCCATGCCTGCCTGGGCCCCAAACTGCGTATAGGTCACGTCCCAGGCCTCAGGCTGGGGATCAGTGTGGGACTTTGGGGAGTGGCTGCCCTATTGTCACTGCCAATCACGCTGGGCAGTGACACTTCCCATGGACTCTGCACAGTGACCTTCAGCGGGGAATGGGAAATTTTGCGGTACATACATGCTGCAGCCTGTTTTGCCATCTTCATCTTGTTGCCACTGGGTTTGTTGGGAGCCAAGGGGCTGAAGAAGGCATTGGGCAGGGGGCCATGTCCCTGGGTTAATATCCTATATGTCTGGTTCATTTTCTGGTGGCCTCAGGGCATGGTTCTGGGATTGGACTCCCTGGTGAGGTCCAGGGCCATGGCGGTGTCAACATGTCTGGCCCAGCAGACCCTGGACATGCTGCTGGACCTGGCAGAAGCCCTGGCAATATTGCACTGTGTGGCTACACCCCTGCTCCTCGCCCAGTTCTGCTACCAGGCCATTCAAACttctctgccctccctgcccctctcggCAACACAGTCTTCTCATCTGGACATCCTTGGATGCAAATCCTAG
- the ACKR1 gene encoding atypical chemokine receptor 1 isoform X1 has translation MGNCLHPNVLQVADDNSTKLAIEDKIWSEFLEAYDADYNFTDVEAAAPCHSCILLDDSSLPFFILASVLGILISGAVLYAFLRPLFPRQVYQNWPILVQLAVGSALFSIMVPILARGLSGALITSLCHLAHLVSYGSAFAQALLIGCHACLGPKLRIGHVPGLRLGISVGLWGVAALLSLPITLGSDTSHGLCTVTFSGEWEILRYIHAAACFAIFILLPLGLLGAKGLKKALGRGPCPWVNILYVWFIFWWPQGMVLGLDSLVRSRAMAVSTCLAQQTLDMLLDLAEALAILHCVATPLLLAQFCYQAIQTSLPSLPLSATQSSHLDILGCKS, from the exons ATGGGGAACTGTCTGCACCCG AATGTCCTCCAGGTGGCTGATGACAACTCTACTAAACTGGCCATTGAAGACAAGATTTGGAGTGAATTTCTTGAGGCGTACGATGCAGACTATAACTTCACCGATGTGGAAGCAGCTGCACCCTGCCACTCCTGTATCCTGCTAGACGACTCCTCACTGCCCTTCTTCATCCTCGCCAGTGTCCTTGGCATCCTGATTAGTGGAGCTGTCCTCTACGCATTTCTCAGACCTCTGTTCCCCCGTCAGGTCTACCAGAACTGGCCTATCCTGGTGCAGTTGGCTGTGGGAAGTGCTCTCTTCAGCATTATGGTGCCCATCCTGGCACGGGGGCTAAGTGGGGCCCTCATCACCTCCCTCTGCCACCTAGCTCACTTGGTCTCGTATGGCTCAGCCTTTGCCCAAGCTCTGCTGATAGGGTGCCATGCCTGCCTGGGCCCCAAACTGCGTATAGGTCACGTCCCAGGCCTCAGGCTGGGGATCAGTGTGGGACTTTGGGGAGTGGCTGCCCTATTGTCACTGCCAATCACGCTGGGCAGTGACACTTCCCATGGACTCTGCACAGTGACCTTCAGCGGGGAATGGGAAATTTTGCGGTACATACATGCTGCAGCCTGTTTTGCCATCTTCATCTTGTTGCCACTGGGTTTGTTGGGAGCCAAGGGGCTGAAGAAGGCATTGGGCAGGGGGCCATGTCCCTGGGTTAATATCCTATATGTCTGGTTCATTTTCTGGTGGCCTCAGGGCATGGTTCTGGGATTGGACTCCCTGGTGAGGTCCAGGGCCATGGCGGTGTCAACATGTCTGGCCCAGCAGACCCTGGACATGCTGCTGGACCTGGCAGAAGCCCTGGCAATATTGCACTGTGTGGCTACACCCCTGCTCCTCGCCCAGTTCTGCTACCAGGCCATTCAAACttctctgccctccctgcccctctcggCAACACAGTCTTCTCATCTGGACATCCTTGGATGCAAATCCTAG